The following proteins are encoded in a genomic region of Mycolicibacterium rutilum:
- a CDS encoding M42 family metallopeptidase has product MTAENAFPDDLLQELLHAYGPCGQEDAVREVCRRELAPHTDELWTDEAGNLVGLIRGDDGDAPPTRVLAHMDELSMLVKRVEPDGTLHMTPLGTMYPGNFGLGPVAILGDQRTVCGVLTLGSEHTTKETRQIWETKPDQGDMALDWLHVYVFTGHTPEELADAGVGPGTRACVHRSKRTLVDVGADYLGCYFMDDRAALVALLETARVLSEGARPARDTYVVCTTSEEVGGVGGSYASRMLPGDLTLALEVGPAEQEYGTSCSGGPIVAYSDAESVYDKAVADRLIGVGTELGLSPQRAVLGAFESDASHAKASGLTPRAGLLCLPTLSTHGYEVIARHAIPDMTRVLVEFLRRAA; this is encoded by the coding sequence GTGACCGCCGAGAACGCTTTCCCTGACGACCTGCTGCAGGAGCTGCTGCACGCGTACGGACCCTGCGGGCAGGAGGACGCCGTGCGCGAGGTCTGCCGCCGCGAACTGGCACCGCACACCGATGAGCTGTGGACCGACGAGGCCGGCAACCTGGTCGGGTTGATCCGCGGCGACGACGGCGATGCGCCGCCGACCCGGGTGCTCGCCCACATGGACGAGCTGTCGATGCTGGTCAAGCGCGTCGAACCGGACGGCACCCTGCACATGACGCCGCTGGGCACGATGTATCCGGGCAACTTCGGCCTCGGGCCGGTCGCGATCCTCGGCGATCAGCGCACGGTGTGCGGGGTGCTGACGCTGGGTTCCGAGCACACCACCAAGGAGACCCGGCAGATCTGGGAGACCAAACCAGATCAGGGCGACATGGCGCTGGACTGGCTGCACGTCTACGTGTTCACCGGCCACACCCCCGAGGAGTTGGCCGACGCGGGCGTCGGGCCCGGCACCCGCGCGTGTGTGCACCGCAGCAAGCGCACGCTGGTCGACGTCGGCGCCGACTATCTGGGCTGCTACTTCATGGACGACCGCGCGGCGCTCGTCGCGCTGCTGGAGACGGCGCGCGTGCTCAGCGAGGGCGCCCGCCCGGCGCGCGACACCTACGTGGTGTGCACGACGAGCGAGGAGGTCGGCGGTGTCGGCGGGTCCTACGCCAGCCGCATGCTGCCCGGCGACCTGACCCTGGCGTTGGAAGTGGGGCCCGCCGAGCAGGAGTACGGCACCAGCTGCAGCGGCGGCCCGATCGTCGCGTACAGCGACGCCGAGAGCGTCTACGACAAGGCGGTGGCCGACCGGCTGATCGGCGTCGGCACCGAACTGGGACTGTCGCCGCAGCGGGCCGTGCTCGGCGCGTTCGAGTCCGACGCCTCACACGCCAAGGCCAGCGGGCTGACCCCGCGGGCCGGACTGCTGTGCCTGCCGACGCTGAGCACACACGGCTACGAAGTCATTGCGCGACACGCGATTCCGGATATGACGAGGGTGTTGGTCGAGTTCTTGCGCCGCGCGGCGTAG
- a CDS encoding cupin domain-containing protein, producing the protein MTKSYDPSWENAFSVLQEVQPPFIPAGAHAMTVVIDYPPGSAGAPPHRHPGGPAFGYVLEGEMLFELEGQPPRVVRAGEAFWEPGGDVIHYSDGNNRDDMWCRFTVTMLCEPGRPMLVLVDDDELEARKHLRIPATEQE; encoded by the coding sequence ATGACGAAAAGCTATGACCCGTCATGGGAGAACGCGTTCAGCGTCCTGCAGGAGGTGCAGCCGCCGTTCATTCCCGCAGGCGCGCACGCGATGACCGTCGTCATCGACTATCCGCCCGGCAGCGCAGGCGCACCGCCGCACCGCCATCCGGGTGGTCCCGCGTTCGGTTATGTGCTGGAAGGCGAGATGCTGTTCGAGCTCGAGGGCCAGCCGCCGCGCGTCGTGCGCGCCGGCGAGGCGTTCTGGGAACCGGGCGGTGACGTCATCCACTACTCGGACGGCAACAACCGCGACGACATGTGGTGCCGGTTCACGGTGACGATGCTCTGCGAGCCAGGCCGGCCGATGCTGGTCCTGGTCGACGACGACGAACTCGAGGCGCGCAAGCACCTCCGGATTCCGGCTACCGAACAGGAGTGA
- a CDS encoding DUF899 domain-containing protein has translation MSVTTEPTALPPIVDQQAWRAALDELRVREKAATRELDAIAAQRRRLPMVRLPDYTLIGEQGPVRLADVFDGRKQLITYHHMWTDGADWQCGGCTGFTSQFTRLEFLDNYDARFVIVTNGPIEEALAYRTKVGNKMDWYSSSQSSFGADVDAAPGEGFAVNVFLRDGDVVYRTWHTNGRGTEQLSHSFALIDLLPFGRQEEWQDSPDGWPQGPTYAGWLDSPDIARAYGPPA, from the coding sequence ATGTCCGTCACCACCGAACCCACCGCACTGCCGCCGATCGTCGACCAGCAGGCCTGGCGCGCGGCGCTCGACGAACTGCGCGTGCGGGAGAAGGCCGCCACGCGTGAACTGGACGCGATCGCCGCCCAGCGCCGGCGCCTGCCCATGGTCCGGCTACCCGACTACACGCTGATCGGCGAGCAGGGCCCGGTGCGGCTGGCCGACGTGTTCGACGGCCGCAAGCAGCTCATCACCTACCACCACATGTGGACCGACGGCGCCGACTGGCAGTGCGGCGGTTGCACCGGCTTCACCTCGCAGTTCACCCGGCTGGAGTTCCTGGACAACTACGACGCGCGGTTCGTGATCGTGACCAACGGTCCGATCGAGGAGGCCCTGGCCTATCGCACCAAGGTCGGCAACAAGATGGACTGGTACTCGTCGTCGCAGAGTTCGTTCGGCGCCGACGTCGACGCCGCGCCCGGTGAGGGATTCGCGGTCAACGTGTTCCTGCGGGACGGTGACGTCGTCTACCGGACCTGGCACACCAACGGCCGTGGCACCGAACAACTCAGCCACTCGTTCGCGCTGATCGACCTGCTGCCCTTCGGTCGTCAGGAGGAATGGCAGGACTCGCCCGACGGCTGGCCGCAGGGGCCGACGTACGCGGGCTGGCTGGACTCACCCGACATCGCGCGGGCCTACGGGCCGCCAGCCTGA
- a CDS encoding DUF7218 family protein: protein MTKDHGSSVKNDKQYEGLRDKGMSKSRAAAIANSPGSSSRGGKNSGGGKKSGGKKSS from the coding sequence ATGACCAAGGATCATGGATCGAGCGTCAAGAACGACAAGCAATACGAGGGCTTGCGCGACAAGGGCATGAGCAAGTCGCGCGCGGCGGCCATCGCGAACTCGCCGGGCTCGTCGAGCCGGGGCGGCAAGAACTCCGGCGGCGGCAAGAAATCCGGCGGCAAAAAGAGCAGTTAG